In Saccharothrix violaceirubra, the following are encoded in one genomic region:
- a CDS encoding peptidylprolyl isomerase, which yields MTDSKESLVGTKVTATLRTSRGDIRITLFPDHAPKTVGNFVGLAEGTKEYFEPNAKGEPTGPFYDGAIFHRVISGFMLQGGDPTGTGRGGPGYKFADEFHPELQFNKPYLLAMANAGANTNGSQFFITVGATTWLNFKHTIFGEVADQESRNVVDAIGATETDGGDRPLTDVVIESVTIERS from the coding sequence GTGACGGACAGCAAAGAATCGCTCGTCGGGACCAAGGTGACCGCAACCCTGCGCACGTCGCGGGGCGACATCCGGATCACGCTCTTCCCCGACCACGCTCCCAAGACCGTGGGCAACTTCGTCGGGCTCGCCGAGGGCACCAAGGAGTACTTCGAGCCGAACGCGAAGGGCGAGCCGACCGGCCCGTTCTACGACGGCGCGATCTTCCACCGCGTCATCTCGGGCTTCATGCTCCAGGGTGGCGACCCGACCGGTACCGGCCGCGGCGGTCCCGGGTACAAGTTCGCCGACGAGTTCCACCCCGAACTCCAGTTCAACAAGCCGTACCTGCTGGCCATGGCCAACGCAGGTGCGAACACGAACGGCTCGCAGTTCTTCATCACGGTCGGCGCGACCACGTGGCTGAACTTCAAGCACACGATCTTCGGCGAGGTCGCCGACCAGGAGTCGCGCAACGTCGTCGACGCCATCGGTGCGACCGAGACCGACGGTGGCGACCGCCCGCTGACCGACGTGGTGATCGAGTCGGTCACCATCGAGCGCTCCTGA
- a CDS encoding rhomboid family intramembrane serine protease, with product MATPPNHPRPGDPVEASLPPCSRHPDRATGLRCTRCERPACPECLREAAVGYQCVDCVADGRRSVRRPVTFVGAEFDPRPRVTQALIAVNVLLFAGSALLAGSVARNDLSEPYQQLDLLPVAVMLGEWWRLLTSGFLHLGVTHLALNMLSLYILGRDLEPAFGRVRFLALYLTSLLGGSVAVYLFGKLNVPVVGASGAVYGLMGAMLVAVLRLKLNLVPALSVVGLNLVLSVTLPDISLLGHLGGLVIGAAVTAGFVYAPAADRARWQTLAVGGAVVLLLVMTAVRTAQLW from the coding sequence GTGGCGACCCCGCCGAACCACCCGCGGCCCGGCGACCCGGTCGAGGCGAGCCTGCCCCCGTGCAGCCGCCACCCCGACCGGGCCACCGGGCTGCGGTGTACGCGCTGCGAACGCCCGGCGTGCCCGGAATGCCTGCGGGAGGCCGCCGTCGGCTACCAGTGCGTCGACTGCGTGGCGGACGGCCGGCGCTCGGTGCGCCGGCCGGTCACGTTCGTCGGCGCCGAGTTCGACCCGCGCCCGCGCGTGACGCAGGCGTTGATCGCGGTCAACGTGCTGCTGTTCGCGGGCTCGGCCCTGCTCGCGGGCAGCGTCGCGCGCAACGACCTGTCCGAGCCGTACCAACAGCTCGACCTGCTGCCGGTCGCCGTCATGCTCGGTGAGTGGTGGCGGCTGCTGACCTCGGGGTTCCTGCACCTGGGCGTCACGCACCTGGCGCTGAACATGCTCTCGCTCTACATCCTGGGCCGTGATCTCGAACCGGCGTTCGGCCGGGTGCGGTTCCTGGCGCTCTACCTGACGTCGCTGCTCGGCGGCAGCGTCGCCGTGTACCTGTTCGGGAAGCTCAACGTGCCGGTCGTCGGCGCTTCGGGCGCGGTGTACGGGTTGATGGGCGCCATGCTGGTCGCGGTGCTCAGGCTCAAGCTCAACCTGGTGCCCGCGCTGTCCGTGGTCGGTCTCAACCTGGTGTTGAGCGTGACGCTGCCGGACATCTCGCTGCTCGGGCACCTGGGCGGCCTGGTGATCGGTGCCGCCGTGACGGCCGGGTTCGTGTACGCGCCGGCCGCCGACCGGGCCCGGTGGCAAACGCTTGCCGTCGGGGGAGCCGTGGTGCTGCTGCTGGTGATGACGGCCGTGCGGACCGCCCAGCTCTGGTGA
- a CDS encoding FAD-dependent oxidoreductase, whose protein sequence is MTRSLRVAVVGAGPAGIYAADILTKSDVEVSVDLFERMPAPYGLIRYGVAPDHPRIKGIVNALQKILDRDGVRFFGNVEYGVDLKLDDLRHFYDAIVFSTGAEKDRPLDLPGIDLPGSYGAADFVSWYDGHPDVPRTWPLDARQVAVLGVGNVALDVARVLAKTADELLTTEIPDNVHAGLKASPVTDVHVFGRRGPAQAKFTPLELRELDHSPNVEVIVHPEGIDFDAASMAAIRSNKQVEMVVKTLQEWAIRDPGSRPRRLHLHFLEAPVAIEGENKVELLRTERMELTGDGNVRGTGEFTDWPVQAVYRAVGYLSTHLSDLPFDHVSGTVPHQAGRVLDLDEQHIPGVYVTGWIKRGPIGLIGHTKGDALETVTSLLADAEHRATDATPEAVVRFLEQRAIPFTTNEGWLKLDAHEKALGTAQGRDRIKVVDRDEMTGISRS, encoded by the coding sequence ATGACACGTTCACTCCGCGTCGCCGTGGTCGGCGCAGGCCCGGCGGGCATCTACGCCGCCGACATCCTGACCAAGTCCGACGTCGAGGTGAGCGTCGACCTGTTCGAACGCATGCCCGCGCCCTACGGCCTGATCCGCTACGGCGTCGCACCCGACCACCCGCGGATCAAGGGGATCGTCAACGCCCTCCAGAAGATCCTCGACCGCGACGGCGTGCGGTTCTTCGGCAACGTCGAGTACGGCGTCGACCTCAAGCTCGACGACCTGCGTCACTTCTACGACGCCATCGTCTTCTCCACCGGTGCCGAGAAGGACCGCCCGCTGGACCTGCCCGGCATCGACCTGCCCGGCTCGTACGGTGCGGCCGACTTCGTCTCCTGGTACGACGGCCACCCGGACGTGCCGCGCACGTGGCCGCTCGACGCCCGCCAGGTCGCGGTCCTCGGCGTCGGCAACGTCGCACTCGACGTCGCCCGCGTGCTGGCCAAGACCGCCGACGAGCTGCTCACCACCGAGATCCCGGACAACGTCCACGCCGGCCTGAAGGCCAGCCCGGTCACGGACGTCCACGTGTTCGGCCGACGTGGACCGGCACAGGCCAAGTTCACGCCGCTGGAGCTGCGCGAACTCGACCACTCCCCCAACGTCGAGGTCATCGTGCACCCCGAGGGCATCGACTTCGACGCGGCGAGCATGGCCGCGATCCGCTCGAACAAGCAGGTCGAGATGGTCGTGAAGACCCTCCAGGAGTGGGCGATCCGCGACCCCGGAAGCCGTCCCCGCAGGCTGCACCTGCACTTCCTCGAGGCGCCCGTGGCGATCGAGGGCGAGAACAAGGTCGAACTGCTGCGCACCGAGCGCATGGAGCTGACCGGCGACGGGAACGTCCGCGGCACGGGCGAGTTCACCGACTGGCCGGTCCAGGCCGTCTACCGGGCGGTGGGCTACCTGTCGACGCACCTGTCCGACCTGCCGTTCGACCACGTCTCCGGCACGGTCCCGCACCAGGCCGGCCGCGTGCTCGACCTGGACGAGCAGCACATCCCCGGCGTCTATGTCACGGGTTGGATCAAGCGCGGCCCGATCGGGCTCATCGGCCACACCAAGGGCGACGCGCTGGAGACCGTGACCAGCCTGCTGGCCGACGCCGAACACCGGGCCACCGACGCCACACCCGAAGCCGTCGTCAGGTTCCTGGAGCAACGCGCGATCCCGTTCACCACGAACGAGGGCTGGCTCAAGCTCGACGCGCACGAAAAAGCCCTGGGCACCGCCCAGGGCCGCGACCGGATCAAGGTCGTCGACCGCGACGAGATGACCGGGATCTCCCGCTCCTGA
- a CDS encoding aminodeoxychorismate/anthranilate synthase component II, giving the protein MRVLVVDNYDSFVYNLVQYLAQLGVESVVWRNDEVPLGEVRQFGGVLISPGPGTPERAGRSMDVIRECADSGVPVFGVCLGHQAIGAVWGGTVDLAPELLHGKTSVVHHRGGGVLAGVPDPFTATRYHSLAVVPETIPEEFEVTGTTESGVVMAMRHRSLPVEGVQFHPESVLTDSGHRMLANWLRVCGFEVAEDVVASLESGMRRLAAAAR; this is encoded by the coding sequence ATGCGCGTACTCGTCGTCGACAACTACGACAGCTTCGTCTACAACCTGGTCCAGTACCTGGCCCAGCTCGGCGTCGAGTCCGTGGTCTGGCGCAACGACGAGGTGCCCCTGGGTGAGGTGCGGCAGTTCGGCGGCGTGCTGATCAGCCCGGGGCCGGGGACGCCCGAGCGGGCCGGGCGGTCGATGGACGTCATCCGCGAGTGCGCGGATTCCGGGGTGCCGGTGTTCGGCGTCTGCCTGGGACATCAGGCGATCGGTGCGGTGTGGGGTGGGACGGTCGACCTCGCTCCGGAGTTGTTGCACGGCAAGACGAGCGTCGTGCACCACCGGGGCGGTGGGGTGTTGGCCGGGGTGCCCGATCCGTTCACCGCGACCCGGTACCACTCGTTGGCTGTCGTGCCGGAGACGATTCCGGAGGAGTTCGAGGTCACGGGGACGACGGAGTCCGGTGTGGTGATGGCCATGCGGCACCGGAGTCTGCCGGTGGAGGGTGTGCAGTTCCACCCGGAGTCGGTGTTGACCGACAGCGGGCATCGGATGTTGGCCAACTGGTTGCGGGTCTGCGGGTTCGAGGTGGCTGAGGACGTGGTCGCTTCCCTGGAGTCCGGAATGCGCCGGTTGGCCGCTGCCGCTCGTTGA
- a CDS encoding peptidoglycan D,D-transpeptidase FtsI family protein, whose translation MNTPLRRVGIAMMAMFLLLLANATYVQVIKADDYRKDPLNRRVLLDQYSRERGRIIAADDTPIAAVEKTTDRLRFLRTYADGPAFAPVTGYFSTTYGTGGLEHAEDDLLNGSDDRLFARRVSDLITGRDPKGGSIQLTIDPKLQKAAFDGLAGVTGSVVAIRPSTGEILAMTSTPSYDPNRLASHDPAVQEEAWEELNAPDSGEPMLNRSVDAIYPPGSTFKLVVASAALADGATKDTQVDGRPTIKPPGTDVPLPNFNDSICGNGVTATLQEALAKSCNTAFATLANDLGKDKLNKQAAKFGFDDKDLEIPLPVATSTLGPMADTPAIYQTGIGQRDVRVTPLLNCMVAATIANRGTRMAPQLVKKIIAPDLSIVDENKPDEVDEALEPEQADTLRDMMVESEKNTAGGGKLNGVTIASKTGTAEHGTNARATKPHAWYVAFAPAEKPEIAVAVLVENGGDAGLQATGGKVAAPIGRAVIGAFLGGR comes from the coding sequence ATGAACACACCGCTCCGCCGCGTCGGCATCGCCATGATGGCGATGTTCCTGCTGCTGCTGGCCAACGCCACCTACGTGCAGGTCATCAAGGCCGACGACTACCGCAAGGACCCGCTGAACCGGCGCGTCCTGCTCGACCAGTACTCGCGGGAGCGCGGGCGGATCATCGCCGCCGACGACACGCCGATCGCCGCCGTGGAGAAGACCACGGACCGGCTGCGGTTCCTGCGCACCTACGCCGACGGCCCGGCGTTCGCGCCGGTCACCGGCTACTTCTCCACGACCTACGGCACGGGCGGCCTGGAGCACGCCGAGGACGACCTGCTCAACGGGTCCGACGACCGGCTGTTCGCGCGCCGGGTGTCCGACCTGATCACGGGTCGCGACCCCAAGGGCGGCAGCATCCAGCTGACCATCGACCCGAAGCTGCAGAAGGCCGCGTTCGACGGGCTGGCCGGCGTCACCGGGTCCGTGGTGGCCATCCGCCCGTCGACCGGCGAGATCCTGGCCATGACCAGCACCCCGTCCTACGACCCGAACCGGTTGGCCAGCCACGACCCCGCCGTGCAGGAGGAGGCGTGGGAGGAGCTGAACGCGCCCGACTCCGGCGAGCCGATGCTCAACCGGTCGGTCGACGCGATCTACCCGCCGGGTTCGACGTTCAAGCTCGTGGTCGCGTCCGCCGCGCTCGCCGACGGCGCCACCAAGGACACCCAGGTCGACGGCCGGCCGACGATCAAGCCGCCGGGCACCGACGTCCCGCTGCCCAACTTCAACGACTCGATCTGCGGCAACGGCGTGACCGCCACCCTCCAGGAAGCGCTCGCCAAGTCGTGCAACACCGCGTTCGCGACGCTGGCCAACGACCTGGGCAAGGACAAGCTGAACAAGCAGGCGGCCAAGTTCGGGTTCGACGACAAGGACCTGGAGATCCCGCTGCCGGTCGCGACGTCGACGCTGGGTCCGATGGCGGACACGCCGGCGATCTACCAGACCGGCATCGGCCAGCGCGACGTGCGCGTGACGCCGCTGCTCAACTGCATGGTGGCCGCGACGATCGCGAACCGCGGTACGCGGATGGCCCCCCAGCTCGTGAAGAAGATCATCGCGCCGGACCTGAGCATCGTCGACGAGAACAAGCCCGACGAGGTCGACGAGGCCCTGGAGCCCGAACAGGCCGACACGCTGCGCGACATGATGGTGGAGTCGGAGAAGAACACCGCCGGCGGCGGCAAGCTCAACGGCGTCACCATCGCCTCCAAGACGGGCACCGCCGAGCACGGCACGAACGCCCGCGCGACCAAGCCGCACGCCTGGTACGTGGCGTTCGCGCCCGCCGAGAAGCCGGAGATCGCGGTCGCGGTCCTGGTGGAGAACGGCGGCGACGCGGGCCTGCAGGCCACCGGCGGCAAGGTCGCGGCACCGATCGGCCGCGCGGTCATCGGTGCCTTCCTCGGGGGCCGATGA
- a CDS encoding protein kinase domain-containing protein has translation MLTSGQLLAERYRLGRRIAVGGMGEVWEADDTRLDRRVAVKVLKAELSGDPQFLDRFRIEARTTASLNHPGIASVHDYGETASVPDGPEDTAYLVMELVEGEPLAAVIARGRLTADRTLDVLEQAGNALQAAHERGLVHRDVKPGNILVTPTGQVKITDFGIAKAADAAPVTHNGMVMGTAHYIAPEQALGHAAEPASDVYALAVCGYECLAGHRPFLSENAVTVAMMHIRDLAPPLPPDVPPGARALVEATLVKDPRQRYRNGGEFAQAVNAVRSGLPLPAPSGFAMAVGAPHPPSPHPGLPVVNPGPPVAPQHTGTFGRPPVQPGRNRAVLWVMVAVLATVLLVLGIVIVRAIAKSDTGPGGASGTGTTSARATAPADPTPDQVKIDTGRYVGRYADEVMNELAAKNLKPELLDVDGLPVLDRANCRVERIEPVEVSIGEQVRVTCVRT, from the coding sequence ATGCTGACCTCGGGCCAGTTGCTCGCCGAGCGGTACCGCCTTGGCAGGCGGATCGCCGTCGGCGGCATGGGCGAGGTCTGGGAGGCCGACGACACCCGGCTCGACCGGCGGGTCGCGGTGAAGGTGCTCAAGGCGGAGCTGTCCGGCGACCCGCAGTTCCTCGACCGGTTCCGGATCGAGGCGCGCACGACCGCGTCGCTCAACCACCCGGGCATCGCGTCGGTGCACGACTACGGCGAGACCGCGTCCGTGCCCGACGGTCCCGAGGACACCGCGTACCTGGTCATGGAACTGGTCGAGGGCGAGCCGCTGGCCGCGGTCATCGCCCGCGGCCGGCTCACCGCCGACCGGACGTTGGACGTGCTGGAGCAGGCGGGCAACGCGTTGCAGGCCGCGCACGAACGCGGCCTGGTGCACCGGGACGTCAAGCCGGGCAACATCCTGGTGACCCCGACCGGCCAGGTGAAGATCACCGATTTCGGGATCGCGAAGGCGGCCGACGCGGCACCGGTGACGCACAACGGCATGGTCATGGGCACCGCGCACTACATCGCGCCGGAACAGGCCCTGGGGCACGCGGCCGAACCCGCGTCGGACGTGTACGCGCTCGCCGTGTGCGGCTACGAATGCCTCGCCGGGCACCGGCCGTTCCTGTCCGAGAACGCGGTGACCGTGGCGATGATGCACATCCGCGACCTGGCGCCGCCGCTGCCGCCGGACGTCCCGCCGGGTGCGCGGGCGCTGGTCGAGGCGACGCTGGTCAAGGACCCCCGGCAGCGGTACCGCAACGGCGGCGAGTTCGCGCAGGCGGTGAACGCCGTGCGGTCGGGACTGCCGCTGCCCGCGCCGTCCGGGTTCGCGATGGCCGTCGGCGCACCGCACCCGCCGTCGCCGCACCCCGGCCTGCCCGTGGTGAACCCCGGGCCTCCGGTGGCGCCGCAGCACACCGGGACGTTCGGCCGGCCGCCTGTCCAACCGGGGCGCAACAGGGCGGTGCTGTGGGTTATGGTCGCTGTGCTGGCGACCGTCCTCCTGGTCCTCGGCATCGTCATCGTGCGCGCGATCGCGAAGTCCGACACCGGACCGGGCGGGGCGAGCGGTACGGGCACCACGAGCGCCCGCGCCACGGCACCGGCCGACCCGACCCCCGATCAAGTCAAGATCGACACCGGCCGGTACGTCGGACGGTACGCGGACGAGGTCATGAACGAGCTGGCCGCGAAGAACCTGAAGCCGGAACTGCTCGACGTGGACGGCCTGCCCGTGCTCGACCGGGCGAACTGCCGGGTGGAGCGGATCGAGCCGGTCGAGGTCTCGATCGGCGAACAGGTCAGGGTGACCTGTGTACGGACATAG
- a CDS encoding class E sortase has product MSYDPPRGGTPGRGPRPERRGRPPSDAERTQRIGPVGGDTEATVYVDAFSGDLAPARPASPRPAPQRPVPPRAGPRRPPEPPTEVIPRVAAATEDESVDDDGVSPAASDESPPPPPPDGPVRKTIRAFGELLITAGLVVLLFVVYEVYVTDLISAGKQEDATTALDQQWDSNTVEADPQRQAQYDLISGQAFAKMYIPVFGVDYKFSIVEGTTDPDLQIGPGHYVGTALPGQPGNFAVAGHRVGKGAPFNDLDLLSSCDAIVVETQTQWFVYRMLPTSKEAAGWAEGKGRSARCAGVTPLQGDYSRTVGQEIVTPHQGEVINTVPHVDGDPAGDKLPLMTLTTCHPRFSDKQRLIVHAVFVKGYDKKPGFIPDELKEQ; this is encoded by the coding sequence GTGAGCTACGACCCGCCCCGCGGCGGCACACCGGGTCGGGGGCCGCGCCCCGAACGGCGCGGCCGTCCCCCGTCGGACGCCGAACGCACCCAGCGGATCGGCCCGGTGGGCGGGGACACCGAAGCGACCGTGTACGTCGACGCGTTCTCGGGCGACCTGGCGCCGGCCCGGCCCGCGTCACCGCGTCCTGCACCGCAACGCCCCGTACCGCCGCGTGCCGGCCCACGGCGTCCCCCTGAGCCGCCGACCGAGGTCATCCCGCGCGTCGCGGCGGCGACCGAGGACGAGTCCGTGGACGATGACGGTGTCAGCCCGGCGGCCTCCGACGAGTCGCCCCCGCCTCCACCGCCGGACGGTCCCGTGCGCAAGACGATCCGCGCCTTTGGCGAACTGCTCATCACCGCGGGCCTCGTGGTCCTGCTGTTCGTCGTCTACGAGGTCTACGTCACCGACCTGATCTCGGCGGGCAAGCAGGAGGACGCCACTACGGCGCTCGACCAGCAGTGGGACTCGAACACGGTCGAGGCCGACCCGCAGCGCCAGGCCCAGTACGACCTGATCAGCGGCCAGGCGTTCGCAAAGATGTACATCCCGGTGTTCGGCGTCGACTACAAGTTCTCCATCGTCGAGGGCACCACGGACCCGGATCTCCAGATCGGCCCGGGGCACTACGTGGGCACGGCCCTGCCCGGCCAGCCGGGCAACTTCGCGGTCGCCGGCCACCGGGTCGGCAAGGGCGCACCGTTCAACGACCTGGACCTGCTCTCGTCGTGCGACGCGATCGTGGTCGAGACCCAGACGCAGTGGTTCGTCTACCGCATGCTGCCCACGTCGAAGGAAGCCGCCGGGTGGGCCGAGGGCAAGGGCAGGTCGGCGCGGTGCGCGGGCGTGACGCCGCTGCAGGGCGACTACTCGCGGACCGTCGGCCAGGAGATCGTGACACCGCACCAGGGCGAGGTGATCAACACCGTGCCGCACGTCGACGGCGACCCGGCGGGCGACAAGCTGCCGCTGATGACGCTGACGACGTGCCACCCGCGCTTCTCCGACAAGCAGCGGCTGATCGTGCACGCGGTGTTCGTGAAGGGGTACGACAAGAAGCCCGGGTTCATCCCGGACGAACTCAAGGAGCAGTGA
- a CDS encoding DUF2020 domain-containing protein, with product MPMNRVPLLALSAVLSLGVLVACTGTSAPGAQAPQSATKTAETTSATPTGPPPTPEPSADGECPYLPSTDVAQANGQLVRKVRLSEGAPTPACFFYADATDVQLSVWVFQGEPTTAKAVVDRAAPIASSNPASSPEGWNGGSVSNDQGAVYAVAKGGAAVVVSSNQQQTIKAKRIAETVVANLGL from the coding sequence ATGCCTATGAACCGCGTGCCGCTGCTTGCCCTGTCAGCCGTCCTGTCATTGGGTGTTCTCGTCGCCTGTACCGGCACGAGCGCGCCGGGGGCCCAAGCCCCTCAAAGTGCCACGAAAACTGCGGAAACGACCTCCGCGACCCCGACCGGTCCGCCGCCCACGCCCGAGCCGTCGGCCGACGGCGAGTGCCCCTACCTGCCGTCGACCGACGTCGCGCAGGCCAACGGGCAGCTCGTGCGGAAGGTTCGGTTGTCCGAAGGTGCCCCGACCCCTGCCTGCTTCTTCTACGCCGACGCCACCGACGTCCAGTTGAGCGTCTGGGTGTTCCAGGGCGAGCCGACCACGGCGAAGGCGGTCGTCGACCGGGCCGCGCCGATCGCGTCGTCGAACCCCGCATCTTCCCCCGAGGGGTGGAACGGCGGTTCGGTCTCGAACGACCAGGGCGCCGTCTACGCGGTCGCCAAGGGCGGTGCCGCCGTCGTCGTCTCCAGCAACCAGCAGCAGACGATCAAGGCCAAGCGGATCGCGGAGACCGTCGTCGCGAACCTCGGGTTGTGA
- the crgA gene encoding cell division protein CrgA — MPKSKVRKKAVYTAPTDRRTPVKVKAAGPSHPVYIAIMLGLMLLGLAWLVVNYIAGDKIPVMMDLGSWNFAIGFSLMIIGLLMTMKWR; from the coding sequence ATGCCCAAGTCCAAGGTCCGCAAGAAGGCCGTTTACACGGCGCCGACCGATCGCCGTACCCCGGTGAAGGTCAAAGCGGCGGGGCCTTCGCACCCGGTGTACATCGCCATCATGCTCGGCCTGATGCTGCTGGGGCTGGCGTGGCTCGTGGTCAACTACATCGCGGGCGACAAGATCCCGGTGATGATGGACCTGGGCTCGTGGAACTTCGCCATCGGGTTCTCGCTGATGATCATCGGCCTGTTGATGACCATGAAGTGGCGCTGA
- the pknB gene encoding Stk1 family PASTA domain-containing Ser/Thr kinase: MSTPRLLSNRYELGETLGYGGMSEVHKGRDVRLGRDVAIKVLRADLARDTQFQERFRREAQNSAALNHPAIVAVYDTGETQTDYGPLPYIVMEFVDGRTLRDLVKTQGPLAGKRAMEIMADVSAALDFSHRHGIVHRDVKPANVMITRSGAVKVMDFGIARAVHDGQAAVTQTAAVIGTAQYLSPEQARGEAVDGRSDVYASGCVLFELLTGEPPFTGDSPVAVAYQHVREDPKPPSALNPKVTPALDAIVLKAMAKGPANRYQSAAELRADLVRVLSGQRPSAPAVMTAEDRTAVMNQTSSPRTEVQSGGRHRPSAVREEPSGYDPLDDEDLERRARRRKALIVGLVVLLCIAVLAMAAWITTSLLDNDDQTKSNKVKVPSLAGQTQTAARAAVAGAGLVFKIDLVPCQPGANGAPAPCGADGIDKVIDSDPPANSEVDRNTDVRVRIGSSPEQIDVPDLRGLAPQEAQAKLGSDFTLAPNQETVEVDDDTKVGKVAEQTPMPGTKAAKGSAITIRIGKAQDKVQLPDVTETDAADAKATLEGLGFKVQTKEVDGTAKQGLVVSQDPPSSRQPKGTVVTLNVSRGNQILMPDIRNMSETQARTKLQQLGWTGDLQENGKTAVSDPSKDNKIQTQSVDPQQPITKNQRITVSVGEFRPGGPTTTR; this comes from the coding sequence ATGAGCACTCCGCGACTGCTCTCCAACCGCTACGAACTGGGTGAGACCCTCGGCTACGGCGGTATGTCGGAGGTTCACAAGGGCCGCGACGTGCGGCTCGGCCGGGACGTGGCGATCAAGGTGCTCCGTGCAGACCTCGCCCGCGACACCCAGTTCCAGGAACGGTTCCGCCGCGAGGCCCAGAACTCGGCGGCGTTGAACCACCCCGCGATCGTCGCCGTCTACGACACCGGCGAGACCCAGACCGACTACGGCCCGCTGCCCTACATCGTCATGGAGTTCGTCGACGGGCGGACGCTGCGCGACCTCGTGAAGACACAGGGACCGCTGGCCGGCAAGCGGGCCATGGAGATCATGGCCGACGTGTCCGCGGCCCTGGACTTCAGCCACCGGCACGGCATCGTGCACCGCGACGTGAAGCCCGCGAACGTGATGATCACGCGGTCCGGCGCGGTGAAGGTGATGGACTTCGGCATCGCGCGCGCGGTGCACGACGGGCAGGCGGCGGTCACCCAGACCGCGGCCGTGATCGGCACGGCGCAGTACCTGTCCCCCGAGCAGGCCCGCGGCGAGGCCGTCGACGGGCGTTCCGACGTGTACGCGTCGGGGTGCGTGCTGTTCGAACTGCTCACGGGCGAGCCGCCGTTCACCGGCGACTCGCCGGTGGCCGTGGCGTACCAGCACGTGCGGGAGGACCCGAAGCCGCCGTCGGCGCTCAACCCCAAGGTCACGCCCGCGCTGGACGCGATCGTGCTCAAGGCGATGGCGAAGGGACCGGCCAACCGGTACCAGTCGGCCGCCGAACTGCGTGCCGACCTCGTGCGCGTGTTGTCGGGCCAACGCCCGTCGGCACCGGCCGTGATGACGGCCGAGGACCGTACGGCGGTCATGAACCAGACGTCGTCCCCGCGCACCGAGGTGCAGTCGGGCGGCCGGCACCGGCCGTCGGCCGTGCGCGAGGAGCCGTCGGGCTACGACCCGTTGGACGACGAGGACCTGGAACGGCGGGCAAGGCGCAGGAAGGCCTTGATCGTCGGGCTCGTGGTGCTGCTGTGCATCGCCGTGCTGGCGATGGCCGCGTGGATCACGACGTCGTTGCTGGACAACGACGACCAGACCAAGAGCAACAAGGTGAAGGTCCCGTCCCTGGCCGGCCAGACGCAGACCGCGGCCCGTGCCGCGGTGGCCGGCGCGGGCCTGGTGTTCAAGATCGACCTGGTGCCGTGCCAACCCGGCGCCAACGGCGCACCCGCCCCGTGCGGCGCGGACGGCATCGACAAGGTCATCGACAGCGACCCGCCGGCCAACAGCGAGGTCGACCGCAACACGGACGTGCGCGTGCGGATCGGCAGCAGCCCGGAACAGATCGACGTGCCCGACCTGCGCGGCCTGGCACCCCAGGAAGCACAGGCGAAGCTGGGCAGCGACTTCACACTCGCACCCAACCAGGAAACCGTCGAGGTCGACGACGACACGAAGGTCGGCAAGGTCGCGGAGCAGACCCCGATGCCGGGCACGAAGGCCGCCAAGGGCAGCGCCATCACGATCCGCATCGGCAAGGCGCAGGACAAGGTCCAGCTGCCCGACGTGACCGAGACGGACGCCGCCGACGCGAAGGCCACGTTGGAAGGACTCGGCTTCAAGGTCCAGACGAAGGAAGTGGACGGCACCGCGAAGCAGGGCCTCGTCGTCTCCCAGGACCCACCGTCGAGCAGGCAGCCCAAGGGCACCGTCGTGACGTTGAACGTGTCACGCGGAAACCAGATCCTCATGCCCGACATCAGGAACATGTCCGAAACGCAGGCAAGGACCAAGCTGCAACAACTCGGCTGGACCGGCGACCTGCAGGAGAACGGGAAGACGGCGGTCAGCGACCCGTCGAAGGACAACAAGATCCAGACCCAGTCCGTCGACCCCCAGCAGCCGATCACCAAGAACCAGCGGATCACCGTGAGCGTGGGCGAGTTCCGCCCAGGCGGACCGACGACGACCAGGTAG
- a CDS encoding PH domain-containing protein, which translates to MTPARTWSPKRAIVVVDAVLVALALVAVPFTTDATGRVLLVVLAALGALWTAHFAVRRLTADDTGLTLGTLTGAKHLPWHEVKIKLVHTRRLGREVATLELDWARGDDEKLYVLTPFDLGTDPVEVTDVLHALRP; encoded by the coding sequence GTGACACCCGCCCGGACCTGGTCCCCGAAACGCGCCATCGTCGTGGTCGACGCCGTACTCGTGGCGCTCGCCCTCGTGGCCGTCCCGTTCACCACCGACGCCACCGGCCGCGTGCTGCTGGTCGTCCTGGCCGCGCTCGGCGCGCTGTGGACGGCGCACTTCGCCGTCCGCCGGCTCACGGCCGACGACACCGGCCTGACGCTCGGCACGCTCACCGGTGCCAAGCACCTGCCGTGGCACGAGGTGAAGATCAAGCTCGTGCACACGCGCAGGCTGGGCCGCGAGGTCGCGACCCTGGAACTGGACTGGGCGCGCGGCGACGACGAGAAGCTCTATGTGCTGACGCCGTTCGACCTGGGCACGGACCCGGTCGAGGTGACCGACGTGCTGCACGCCCTGCGCCCCTGA